The genomic region aatatcctttcttttattttcaatatttgaagttgttggattttataaaaatctagTAATCACTTACAATTatcatcatttcttttttcatataaaatcataaattcttcacttatctaataatttttaagattttgaattAGGAAGTCAGTTTCGTATTAAAAACAATTctatgagaaaagaattctGTTTATTTAGCATTACActaactaatttaataatgaaataaattatccatcgaatttataatttagtttaaacGGATAGAATAATTCAAATATCACATTGTTTCATcttaattcaaaattgaatttattgatgataaaataaactaaattctttGTAAACTCTGTCTTTCTTTTAGAAGaaaattagtaataataagGATAAAAAGTCATCTAAAAAGGAAGAATTGTATCtaaaaaaggaagaattgTCTTACATTGTATAACTAAGTTGTTCTTGtgatataaaaggaaaaactaaatttctaaaatgGTATCAAGATTGGGTGTTGCTAACTTGTTATTTTAACCATAAATATATGTGTTTTTATATGGTAACACTTAAAGCCAACATTGGCATACATATGGCTCATCTAGAAGaggtctttttatttattgttgacACTTTGGATATTTTCCTTGCAACAAAAGACATCTTGCATAATAATGGAAACTcggaatttatttaatttgtcaAAATTCTGGTGTCTGGCCAACTCAATCCAATTGACACTTGCAAGTTtggtctttttctttctttggatATGTTGAAAAACTAATTCTGATATTGCAGCATACCTCTTTGGAATTTGTAGCATGGCCAATTCCAATACTAGAGTATGCCTAAAGAGCCTTTTCACGGTGATATTTGGCAGCTTCGGCTATAGCCTGTATGTACTCATTAACAGCATCAGTAATTGTGACTGGTGCAGCTGATTAGTGGCTTAACTTCCTCTGCATGCTGCATCATTCTTCTATTGGTTTAATGCCTCATTTGATTCAAACAACTTTATGGAAGTAGCTTTGGTTTTGAAGAAAGATTAGTATAAGAGTTAGATTGGAATATagtcttgattacaaattttaaaaaaatttgagttGAAGAATTTATTGATTGACATGTAAAGATTTAGAAGAACATAATTTCCTTGACCATGCCAATCTTATAAAATTGTTGATTGGTATTTAGATGTCTTAATCACTTAACATAAAAGGTCTCATGATCTTATGAACTATGAACAATAAATACTAAGTAGTTCCTACACACGTATATCTACACGCgctcaataatattaaaaatgatataactCTCACATGCGCGTGCTTATTTCTACGATAGCAACATAACATATTTCCTACCTAATTGGAGATTTTCCGGTAGGTGTGCAATATTTCTTTTCGCGcgtaattttcaaaaaattaaaaatagaaattagaaaacagaagatatataaataaaatatgcataTAGAATAAGTTACAGATACCTTAAGCAGCTATAACAGGCTAACATATTCAGAAGCAGAAAAACCTTATGTTGGAGATGAAGATCTTCAGACATCTCCAACAGTAAGTTTTACATCTTCAGACAGAAACACAAAAGGAAAACATAAATATGAAGTCCTATAAATTGCCATAGGCAAAGGAgagttttaagaaaaaaactctTTATTGTTCCTACTGTGAAAGATATTTTAGTCTATATCATTCATTCCACGAATGCTAGCAGGAGAAATTAGGCTTTCAGAGTAAGCAGCAGCCTTGAGAAAGCGGCCCTCTCCCATGCCTTGAACATGAAGGTCCTCAAATTTCACTCCATCATACATTACAAACCTCTTGCGTCTAACAGAGAGAACAAGTTTGCCACTCTTGGTGAAGCATTTTGGATGCAAGCGATAATGATTGCGCAAATGAGACTCGTGATTCGTGATCTTGGGAAGTGTCATTAATAGACTCCAAGTCTCTTTCACTCCACCATCATTTTCTTCCTTCTCTTGCTTCATTTTCCAAAGTGTCTGATCATATTGGCGAAACACACAAAGCGAGTTTCCCCAAAGCAGTAAGTTCAATTCTGTCGCCACAACAAAAAACTGCTGCTCTGTAAATTGTTCATAAAACCAAATGGACTGAGGTATGATTGGTTCAAAAGGAGGAGAAGGAACTTCCCTAAATGTTTCATCTGATAAATTGAAGCATAAAATTCGGTCTGCGAATTTATGAAACTTGCTAGCACCCCAGTAAAGACAGCCATTTAGAGGAATTGCTTCATAGAAAACAGAGTAATCAAACCCACCAAGATTTCTCCACAAATTCCTTTTTACTGAAAAAACATGAACCTGTTTATCACAAACACTCACCACTTTATAGTCTTCCATGCTCGAATCGAAGCCTAACCCACAAACTCCAGCACATACACCTAACTCTTGAGGAAGAGGCAATATTTTGTAATCATGAATGGATGGATTCCATAAAACAAGAGTATTACTGTTACTATTAGCATCATCACCATAATTATGATCACCGTCCATGGATAAACAGAACATTCCATGGCAAGAACCAGTCTTGATTTCGAAAGATTTTCCTCTGATAAGAGGAAAATCAATCTCGAAAGCAAACTTGAAAGAATTTTCAAGAAATCCACCGCCAAGAGCATACAGCTTACATTGATCATCACGAGATTGATCACTTGCTTGCACTTCTCTTCTCCTGCTAGGTCTGCTGTTGCTGCTCTTgttataaaagagaaagatacTGCTCTCGTTATGAGGGCAGTCTTTAAGAGTATCGCAGTGAAGATGGCGAAAGAGAAGCCAGTAAGGGAATCTAGAGTGAGTGAGAAAGTTAAGCCAAGGCTTTGAAACACACCTGAATCGAACAAGAGACTTCAAAGGCAATCTAGTGAGGATATCAGTGACGATATCATCAGGGAGATGCTTTGATGCCACTGTCATCATAgccatgttttttttttatcaagaatCCAGATATTGTTTttcaagaaatatatattggcagtgttttttcttctcttgagTGTGAAGCATATGATCAAGAATGGCAACATATATATAGTAGTAGAGATGTGGATGGAGACGaagaatataaagaaaagaaatggaaaggGAGTGCCGTtcgggtttttttttttttttgtttacttcTCATGTGTGTTGACTTCAACAAAGGTAAGTGATACTTGTATCGGCAACTCGGGCTGATGCTGTAACaattaaagtaaaagaaaaaagaaaaaaaaaaagtaaaagtccTACATTTATGGTGTTCTGAATTTATTTACCTAACTCGTGCAGAAtggccatttttatttttggaattttctgagaaaataaactgTAACTGACTATTGAGATTTATTGGAATTTAATCATTCAGAGATGTTGCAGCTTTTTCTATAGAAGTGGAATATTTAAGCAttgattttctattaaattagtGCCTTTTCCTTTAGATTACTAAATGCACAGATTTTTGCTCATAAATTTCTCTGGTCAAAATGCATGGCATGAAacattttatgtaaattcatGACTCCGTAGATTTGATTTGAGTtcttaattcataaatttgatATACAGACACTAATTTTATAGGATAAAATGAATACTCgagataattttcttttttaaaattcataaatattttaaaatttatgtgttttaaataaaataaaagattaatttaagattttagatattcaaatttatttgaaattgattataactaaattaaattctaccaaaatagatagaatttatagataaatttcatattagcttattaatatattctataacatcaaaatatcacctttaattttattatttttattttattttttttatatatatttttcttaaatgaaatgaattatttagtgaatttcaaccaaacatagcattatctaattcttttaataatcaataattctCAAATTTAGCGTAACAAACAAAGGACAAAAAGAAAGTTAGAAACAATTTCCATAGTAGTTTTCTAATTGCTAATTTATGAAAAGGTTTATCTGAATATTATGGATTATTGATTAAGCTAAATATATCAGTTACAACTTCTGTTGGTGGATTTgctttaatttccttgcaaaGCACTTAATAACACATGGTTAAAAGTGAatcaattttgaaattaaacacgtcaaaatcaaaaccaataaataattttggcagttttgaattattataactaaattaaactCCTGAAATTTACtcttctaaaaatttaaatgggAATCATtagtctaatttaatttaaccaTTCGTTTTCTCTTTAAGTATGTTATATACATAGATTTGTGCTCATAAAAACTTTTTCCTTTGAACTTGATTTTATCTAACAGCCAATATGTGGTTTAGTATCACTAAATAGAGCATTCTTAGTGTAGAATTGTAATATATTGCTCCATCAAGACGAttaataattgttatgaataaattttttatatgtatttattaatatttgatattta from Ricinus communis isolate WT05 ecotype wild-type chromosome 9, ASM1957865v1, whole genome shotgun sequence harbors:
- the LOC8259090 gene encoding F-box/kelch-repeat protein At3g23880 — translated: MAMMTVASKHLPDDIVTDILTRLPLKSLVRFRCVSKPWLNFLTHSRFPYWLLFRHLHCDTLKDCPHNESSIFLFYNKSSNSRPSRRREVQASDQSRDDQCKLYALGGGFLENSFKFAFEIDFPLIRGKSFEIKTGSCHGMFCLSMDGDHNYGDDANSNSNTLVLWNPSIHDYKILPLPQELGVCAGVCGLGFDSSMEDYKVVSVCDKQVHVFSVKRNLWRNLGGFDYSVFYEAIPLNGCLYWGASKFHKFADRILCFNLSDETFREVPSPPFEPIIPQSIWFYEQFTEQQFFVVATELNLLLWGNSLCVFRQYDQTLWKMKQEKEENDGGVKETWSLLMTLPKITNHESHLRNHYRLHPKCFTKSGKLVLSVRRKRFVMYDGVKFEDLHVQGMGEGRFLKAAAYSESLISPASIRGMNDID